TCAGGCGCGACGGCATCGTAAATGCTGAAGATGACGCCGGGCGCTAGTACTCCATCAAGCTGTAAGTGATGGATGCTGAGAGCGCATCCGGGATGTAGGGCGGGATTAAATCCCGCCCTACATCCCTCATTTTCAGCTTGATGGAGTACTAGGTTGGCGACGCCCAAACCAGTCTTCTCATCCCAATCTGCCAATTCCATCACGAGCCGCGAACAAACATACTGATGGTGCCAGTGCGGTTGTTCGGTTAGATATAGCTCTCCCTCGATAAGTTCACGGCGCAGTCCGTCTTCTGGGAACGCGTCCAAATCATGAATGGTGTACAAAAGGTCAAAAGCTGGCTTGCGTAAGGCGCTCACAGTACTTCTCCTTGTTTGGAATGGCGGGATTCTACAACGGCCTGGTGAATGAACACTAGCGCCGCTCACCAACCGCACACGCCAATATTAAAGTGCTTGACCCGGCTCACTGCGGAGCATACCGTCGCCTTGCCTTCAAAGATCAGTTGAAAACAACCAGCGCAAATGGATGCCAGCCCCAACTGGCGAATTTGATTTTGCCCAAAGCGCCGCACCCACCCTGATCTTCCCCCAGTTTGCAAGCACCGACGTGGGATTCTCCTCCAATCGTTTTTTCGGCTAACTAAAGCGAAAGCCCTGCCACCATTTGCTGATGATGGAAGGGCTTGTTGCGCAAAACCACCGCTGCCGCCTTTCGGCCAGCTTGGGAAGTCTTGCTGTGACGGCGCACATCCTAGCAACGAAAGCGGGCAGCTTCAATTTCGCAAAGGAGAAATCGTTATGACTAGCCTGCGTTCAATCTCTAACAAGCCACTCGTCAAATCCGGCCTTCCGTTCGGCTGGCTGACTGTTGCCGTGCTACTGCTCTCTTTCATCTGGACGACAAGCCCGACGAAACACTTTTTCGCTGCGGCTTCGAGCAAGACAAGCCCGCCCGCACAGGGCGTAATTGCCAGCCCCACGCACAAACTGGCCGCCGCCTACTACTCGTTGAAAGACAATTTGCGGGCGACGCTGATGCTGAGCAATCAGGGGCCTAATGTCATCCCCCTTCAGATCACGCTCTTCAGCAAGCAAGGAACCCGCCTTAACGTGCCCGCCACCTCCTTGCGTCCGCACGAAGTCCGTGCTTTCGATTTGCGGCAGATTGCGGCGTGGGGTGTGGAAGAAGGCAACTTGCAAGTCGAGTATCAAGGCCGCCCGCTGGAAGTCGGCGGCGTGGTGACAATGGTGGACACGGCGCGCAGTTTGATCTTTGACGAAGAACTGGCCGAACCCGCCAAAGGCTTCGCCTCCGCGCGGTTGGAAGGCGTTTGGTGGCGACCGACCGGCAGTGCAGAGCTTCAACTCGCGCTCACCAACACCACCGATGCGCCGCTCACAGTTGCCTTGGCCGCTGGCGCCGAAGGGGCGGGCGATTCCGGCAACCTGACGTTCAAACTTGAAGCCCACGCCACGCATGTTCTGAGCACAGAGGCCAAGAGCGATAACGAAAAGCTCAACTTGAATGGCGTGGCTGGCGGCCTCTCAATCAAACATTCCGGCGCGCCCGGCGCACTGATCGCACACGGCTACATTCAGGAAGCGTCCAAAGGTTTCTCAAACGTGATCGAATTTTCCGACCCGCAAAAGGCAAAATCGGCCCGGCTCGACGGGACAGGTTTGCGCATAGAAGCCATTGCTGGACAGGAACTCTCGCAAATTGCCGTGTTGCGTAATGTCGGCGCCACGGCGCTCGTCGTTAAAGGCCGCTTGCCCTATACCCTGACCGATGGAACGCAAGACGCGGCAGATTTACCAGCGCAAAAGCTCGCGCCGGGTGAGGTAAGGAGGCTTGAACTGA
This sequence is a window from Acidobacteriota bacterium. Protein-coding genes within it:
- a CDS encoding Uma2 family endonuclease, producing the protein MSALRKPAFDLLYTIHDLDAFPEDGLRRELIEGELYLTEQPHWHHQYVCSRLVMELADWDEKTGLGVANLVLHQAENEGCRAGFNPALHPGCALSIHHLQLDGVLAPGVIFSIYDAVAPDVVWVSAERLPQILGENGKLNDAPDLVVEVISPGWQNETRDRDTKLKLYSRRGVREYWIVDWQKKRVEVFRRQRTRLTQIATLLNEDALTSPLLPGFACPVASLFMPTPSPPKV